The following are encoded together in the Gadus chalcogrammus isolate NIFS_2021 chromosome 2, NIFS_Gcha_1.0, whole genome shotgun sequence genome:
- the si:dkeyp-72e1.9 gene encoding syntaxin-binding protein 4, whose protein sequence is MSLLKQRGRELERFDGLSLIYWTLMGPYGVDRAVHALEFNECENGLGIKVIGGVKETTGEEFGVYVKRILPGGIASSDGSLQAGDQILEVNGDSLVGVTSERAVDVLRGASATNHMRLLIARDEEAKREFAELLEKYGSNSSTGSTRNSPIQVQGTRPLESTSSGSSSRSQSPLLLSPAGSQNAYTSSGALMRSLSHPGEGVIQLITLAHASSLGITLGGGSNRPDGPAVFIQEVLSGGDCHRDGRLRPGDQLIAINKESLIGVTHEEARSMLKKVKLSQDSVVEIAFIPGKGSFPSSSTLHNGAQRAAGSSSGSARYRPPYRSPESHPEETATVSSSPDIFPPDINISASAASQSSTPGPKPKITLDPHIRLQFDKLDLALFFLGLEVTEDKRRQLRQSLTTDTQGTVSYGDFVEATREIFQDHLEEAGLAQGPFMFSYHEAASLMDTSAFHSPTYESECSYSSEDMEQFQMELKQLQSQMRQLKGMLKDTEDSKKSLEEELQKTAQKASLTVEENARLRDRLQVAADGPLPPPSSAEQDYEEVIGLLEAEIRDLKNQLTDKRPPPRPLDPGAPQDVGDVNRRLRAVDWQLRRSESTRRQLETSHNKLLGFAQNVHRVLSAPSPGGGEHGASEPSPVTTSPGTPSPRPDPALQLAMEAKRLLERVCVLNTGDAGTTAAK, encoded by the exons GACACTCATGGGTCCGTATGGAGTGGACCGTGCCGTGCACGCTCTGGAGTTCAACGAATGTGAGAACGGCCTGG GAATAAAGGTTATAGGAGGGGTGAAGGAGACCACTGGAGAAGAGTTTGGTGTCTATGTCAAACGGATTTTGCCTGGTGGCATCGCTTCAAGTGATG GAAGCCTCCAGGCAGGGGACCAGATCTTGGAGGTTAACGGGGACAGCCTGGTAGGAGTCACAAGTGAGAG AGCTGTGGATGTCTTGAGGGGAGCTTCTGCAACGAATCACATGCGACTTCTGATTGCCAGAGATGAAGAGGCCAA GAGAGAATTTGCTGAGCTACTTGAAAAGTATGGATCCAACAGCAGCACCGGATCAACACGAAACTCTCCCATTCAAGTGCAAG GGACCCGACCGCTGGAGAGCACGTCGTCGGGCTCCTCGTCCCGGTCCCAGAGCCCGCTGCTCCTGAGCCCCGCAGGGTCCCAGAACGCGTACACCAGCAGCGGGGCGCTGATGCGCTCCCTCAG CCACCCGGGGGAGGGGGTCATCCAGCTGATCACCCTGGCACACGCCAGCAGCCTTGGGATCACGCTGGGAGGGGGGTCCAACCGCCCCGACGGGCCTGCAGTCTTCATCCAGGAGGTGCTGTCGGGGGGAGACTGCCATCGG GACGGGCGTTTGAGGCCTGGGGACCAACTCATCGCCATCAACAAGGAGTCGTTGATAGGCGTCACACACGAGGAGGCCAGAAGCATGTTGAAGAAGGTCAAGCTCAG CCAGGACAGCGTGGTGGAGATAGCCTTTATCCCGGGTAAGGGCTCCTTCCCCAGCAGCTCCACCCTTCACAACGGGGCCCAGCGAGCAGCGGGCAGCAGCTCAGGGTCCGCACGCTACAGACCCCCCTACCGATCCCCTGAG AGTCATCCAGAGGAAACAGCAACCGTCTCTTCTTCCCCTGACATCTTCCCACCagatattaacatttcag CCTCCGCTGCCAGTCAGAGCAGCACCCCGGGGCCCAAGCCCAAGATCACCCTGGATCCTCACATACGGCTTCAGTTTGACAAGCTGGACCTG GCTTTGTTCTTCCTTGGTCTGGAAGTCACAGAGGACAAGAGGAGGCAGTTAAGACAGAGTCTGACCACGGACACCCAGGGAACGGTGTCGTATGGAG ATTTTGTGGAGGCTACCCGGGAGATCTTCCAGGATCATTTGGAGGAGGCGGGTCTTGCACAGGGTCCCTTTATGTTCTCCTACCATGAAGCAGCAAGTTTGATGGACACTTCAGCCTTCCACTCGCCT ACGTACGAGTCCGAGTGCAGCTACAGCAGCGAGGACATGGAGCAGTTCCAGATGGAACTCAAGCAGCTGCAGAGCCAGATGAGGCAGCTCAAG gggaTGCTGAAGGACACAGAGGACAGTAAAAAGAGCCTTGAGGAGGAGCTACAGAAAACAGCCCAG aaggcCAGTCTGACCGTGGAGGAGAACGCCCGTCTGAGGGACCGTCTGCAGGTGGCGGCGGACGGGCCGCTGCCCCCGCCCAGCAGCGCCGAGCAGGACTACGAGGAGGTGATCGGGCTGCTGGAGGCCGAGATCAGGGACCTGAAGAACCAGCTGACCGACAAGAGGCCGCCTCCACGGCCCCTGGACCCGGGAGCCCCCCAG GACGTTGGTGATGTGAACCGCCGGCTGAGGGCTGTGGACTGGCAGCTCAGACGCTCTGAGTCCACCCGGAGGCAGCTGGAGACCTCCCACAACAAGCTGCTGGGGTTCGCCCAG AACGTCCACAGAGTGCTGTCGGCTCCTTCCCCGGGCGGCGGAGAACATGG GGCCAGCGAGCCGTCCCCGGTGACGACCAGCCCCGGCACCCCCTCCCCGCGGCCTGACCCGGCCCTCCAGCTGGCCATGGAGGCCAAGAGGCTGCTGGAGAGAGTCTGTGTACTCAACACCGGCGACGCGGGTACGACTGCCGCGAAATGA